Part of the Amycolatopsis sp. 195334CR genome is shown below.
GCACCCACGGCGGGCAGCCTGCCCGCGTCAGAACGTGATTCCGCCTTGAATATCCCGAGCTTGCACCACGTTGCCGCCCACCTGCCCGGAAACCTGGTTGCTCACGCCTCCGGACTCGGCGTGCTGCTCGACCGTGGCCCGTTCCCACTCCTGCCGCAATCGCTCACCGAACTCCTGATCAGCGGCCTGCTTCTCCTCCAGCGTGGCGGCGAGTTCGCGCACCTCCGCAGAGTCCTCCGCCGCACCTTCAGCCGCCTCGAGGACCGCAGACGCCTCGGGATCGTCAGCGAACTTGGCCTTGATCAACTGGTACAACCCAATCACCGCACGGCCTGCGGCGGCCGCGGCAATGGATACAAGCACAGGCTCAGACATAGCAAGCAACCCCTCCACGGCATGCTGACAGCACCTCGTTTCTCCGACGAGCATAGGTGGCGCAGAGGCCTGCGCAACGACGGCAGCTCCAGCACAGGCATCGGATGGCTGTGAGTGCACTGGCATGCCTGCGCCAAGACCATCCGCCCTCGCCAGGCCCGTAGCCACTGGCGAAGCGGCCCGTAGCGCTCCAGACCTCGCATGGGGGGAAGGCCGTCCTGGCTCTCGGCGAACACCTGTTAGCCATCGGTCGACCGGGCGCAAAGCGACAGTGTTTCGCGGTCACGCGGCCGAGGGAGCTTCCAAGCGTCCCTGCTACGGGGGTGGTTGTGGGCGCTCGTGGTGTCGGTCCCCGTCTCTGCTCCCGGCTGGCCGAGGAGCTGGTCAGAGCATGGGGCGGCCGGGCGGACAGCGGGTTAGGACGCCGATACGGGCAACACGAGATATCGCTGTAGACCGATTGGGGATATCGAGTCTGTTAGGCCGAAGGTGGATTCTCGTCACCCTATCGACCTAATACGGAATGCTGGGCAGCAGCATGCTTTTGTTTTATTCGCCGCAAACGAGTGCTGGAGCGACACAGCCGAGTGATGGCCTGGGAAAACGGTCTTGCCCGCCAAAGGATACTCGGCACACTAGCGGTCATGGCCGGGACCGCGAGCACGCAGATCCAGTTGCTGGGACCGGTCGGTATGCGCACCGGCAGCGGCGAGATGCTCATCCCATCCAGGAAAGCGGTGAGATGCCTGCTCGCCGTGCTCGCCATCGAAGCAGGCAAGCCGGTCAGCGAAAGCGTTCTCCTCGACCGCATCTGGAGAGAGGACAGCACCAAAGAACCAGCTCCGGGAACGCTGCGGCGCAACATCGACTGGCTACGCGACTCGCTCGTAGCGGCCGGGGGCAGCCGTGATTGGGTGACCTGGAGCCAGGGCTCTCGAAGCTGGACTCTCGCGGTGAAACCCAGCGCGGTGGACTACCACCGCTTCATCGACGAGATCACTATCGCCTGCGACGACGCCGACTGGGACCGGCTGCGGCACCTGCTGGCCACCCGACACCAGAAACCATTGTCCAATGTAGATAGTCGATGGGCTGACGGTGTCCGCCACACCCTCGCCCGGCGCCGCCAAGCAGCGCTGAAAGGGCTGTTCACCTATCTGCTCGACGCGCGCCGCTTCGACGACCTGATCGCCTTGCTCGGGCCGTACGAGGATGACCTTGTTCTCGACGAGGACCTGTTGAAGCTGGGTGCCAAGGCGCTCGCCGCGGTGGGACGTCACGCCGAAATCGGGGCGTGGGCGGCCCACATCGGCGACCGCGCCCACGACGAGCACGGTGTGGGCCGCTCCGCCGTCACGCACGCCGCCATCGAGGACCTGATCGCCGACCCGCCCGGACCGTCCCCGCGCCCCGCCGCCCCGCAGGCACTGGCCCTGCCCCGCGACATCGCCGACTTCACCGGCCGCGACCACGAACTCGCCACCCTGATCGCCGCGGTCGAAAACGCCGCCGACACCGGCGCCACCACCATCGCCATCCACGCCATCGACGGCATGCCCGGCATCGGCAAAACCGCCCTGGGCATCCACGCCGGCCACCGGCTCGCGCCCCGCTTCCCCGACGGCCAGTTACTGCTTCAACTGCACGGTCACGCCCCCGGCCAGAGGGCCGTGAGCCCGTTCGACGCGCTGCACTCCCTGCTCACCGCCCTGGGCGTGCACGCCAGCGTGCTCAACACCCACAAGGACGCGGAGCAGCGGGCGCGGCTGTGGCGCACCCTGGCCGCCGACCGCACCATGCTGCTGTTCCTCGACGACGCCGCCACCCACGACCAGGTCGCGCCCCTGCTACCCGGCGCACCACGCTGTCTGGTGATCATCACCAGCCGCAACCGGCTGCCCGAACTCGACGACGTCCACCCCATCTCCCTTGACATCGTTAGCCCCGAGGAAGGCGCGCTCATGCTGCTGCGCCGGGCCCGTCGCAGCCCGGACAACACTCACGCCGACCAGGTCGCCCGAGTAGTCGAACTGTGCGGCTACCTGCCGATCGCCATCGCGATCGCCGCCTCCCAGCTACGCACCCACCCCGGCTGGAGCGTGCGCTACCTCGCCGATCAACTCGCCGACGCCTACGACCGGCTCGACGAACTGCAAGCCGGTGAACGCTCCGTGCGCGCCGCATTCGACACCTCCGTCCAAGACCTGCCCGCCGAGCAACGCGACCTGTTCACCCTGCTCGGCGTCCACCACGGCCCCGACATCGACCCCCACGCCACCGCCGCCCTCACCGACACCACCCCCACCCGAGCACGCCACCTACTGCGCGCCCTGCACACCCGCAACCTCGTCCAGGAGACGAGCCCCGACCGCTACCGCCTCCACGACCTACTCCGCATCCACGCCCACACACACGCCAACGCTCTCCACCCCGACCACCGCCACCACGCCACCACCAGAGTCCTGGACTACTACCTGCACACCGCCCACACCGCCACCAGCCACCTCCCGGCCTATAGGACCCCCACCAACCCCATCACTCCGCCCTCACCCCAGCATCCGCGGACCATCACGGACACTAGCGACGCTAGGGCCTGGCTGGGCACCGAACTACCCGTGTTGGCCACCGCGATCGACCACACCCACCTCAGCCACCCCACCCACACTCTCCACCTGTCCACCACCCTGCACCGCTACTTCCGCGCGGCCGGACAGTTGAACCACGCCCACACCATCCACCACACCGCACTCGACGTCGCTACCCAAACCAGCGACCCCCGCGCGCAAGCCACCGCCCTCAACGACCTCGGCATCGTGCACCGGTTACGGGGTGACCTGGGCGCGGCCGTGGAGGCACAGACCCGCGCACTGCAACTCTGCACCGACACCGGCAACTTGCTGGGGCAGGGCCACGCCCTCAACGAACTCGGCTACGTGCACCGGTTACGGGGTGACCTGGGCGCGGCCGTGGAGGCACAGACCCGCGCACTCCAGCTCTACACCGACACCGGCAGCCTGCTGGGGCGGGGCTACGCCCTCAACGACCTCGGCCGCGTGTATCGGCTGCGGGGCGATCTAGGCGCGGCCGTGGACGCACAGACCCGCGCACTCCAGCTCTACACCGACACCGGCGACCTGCTGGGCCAGGGCAGTGCCCTCAACGACCTCGGCCGCGTGTATTGGCTGCGGGGCGATCTAGGCGCGGCCCTCGACGCACAGACCCGCGCACTCCAGCTCTACACCGACACCGGCAGCCTGCTGGGCCAGGGCACCGCCCTCAACGACCTCGGCGTCGTGCATCGGCTGCAGGGCGATCTAGGCGCGGCCCTCGACGCACTGACCCGCGCACTCCAGCTCTTCACCGACACTGGCAGCCTGCTGGGGCAGGCCAACGCACGCCTACATATCGGCATCGTTTACCACGTGAAGGGAGCGTATGGCCTAGCCGCCACGCATCTCACCCATGCACTGCGCCTGTTCACCCAAGTCGAAGACACCGACGGCCAAGCCGAAACCCACAACGCACTCGGCGACCTCACCCTCGACCACCCCAATGCAGGCGACCCGCACACCCACTTCACCACCGCACACACACTCGCACTCCAATGTGAAACAAAACTCCACGAGGCCAACGCCCTCGTCGGCCAAGCCAAATACCTCCACCGCACCGGAGACACCCCCCAAGCGGTCACCCTCCTACGCCAAGCCCTCACCATCCACCGCGCCATCCACGCCCCCGAAGCAACCCACACCGCCGACCTACTCCGCGCACTCGACCCCACTCAGCGCTGACAACGACAGCAAACGCGCTCGCCCAGCGGCACGCCCATTTGTTTCCGCCCACTAACCTCCACCCGCCCGCCTTCGTCCCATTGGCCAGCCGGTACTGCCAGCTGTCGAATCCCGTACCGCGCAGGAGGAAGCCCCTCCAGCTCACCCTCGTATTCCAGCCGTCTTGAGCACAGCAGGAAGAACGGAGACACAACGGAGCCCAGAACAACCGTTAGCGACCGCAAACATGATCTTGAAGTCCAAGAAACGCAGGTAGGAGCCCTGAACCCGGAGCCCGTTACAAGATCATCGCGATCGATCACGCGGGCTTTTAATCCGCAGGGCCGAGATCACCACCACATTGAGCGCGCAGTGCGACTTACCGCAGGCTCCTGGTCCCCAGATCACTGGCCCGGTCCTCACCAGACAACCATGGACTCCTCCCGGCGGGCAGCCGCCCCAAGCCCGACGGAATCCACCCAGTTGGGCGACACAACTGGAGCAACTTCTGCGACCCCATTTCGACCGGCGCCGACGTCTGCTCCAGTTCTGCTCCACCTACTGAACGGTAACTGAAGGACGCCACGCCGAAATCTCGACTTCGGTTGCCCACAAAAAACGCCTGGCCTGCATCAACAAGCAGGCCAGGCGATCTTGAAAACTGTGGAGCTAAGGGGACTCGAACCCCTGACCCCCTCACTGCCAGTGAGGTGCGCTACCAGCTGCGCCATAGCCCCGGAGCGGAGGTGAACTCCGCATCTCGTGTGTCTATAAGGTACATGACCCCCGGATGGCCGTGCGCAGGGGGGTCCTCACCGGTCCGACCTCAACGAAGAGGGGCCAGGTCATCCACCCGACGCGAGCGGGCGCCGGCAGGCCCGAGATCTGCTCGATCAGCGAGCCCAGCCGCTCAGCGCCCCAGTTCGCCGCGGTCGGGGTCGGCAGCTTCCCCCGCGCGTCGACCGTCACCTCCATCGTCTGGGCCACGTCGTGCGCGGTGCCCGTCGACTGCACCATCAGGGCTTCTACCTGCGACAACGCTTCCGAACGGGCGCGCGTCCGCTCGATCGGCCACCGCGTGTCCCCCGCCCGCCGCGCACGGCGTCAGCTTGCCGCCCGGCTGATGTCGAACTCCGCCACCCGCAGCCTCCCTGAACTCGAAAATCAGCCGGTCGGACGGGAGAAACCGACGAACGACTGCCCGTGCTCAGCCCGCAGAGACCAGCTTCGTCAGCCATTCCGCGTCGGCGGTGTTCACCGGTTTGCCGCCCGCCATCACCGTCGGTGTGCCGAAGCCCTTGCTCCCGTTCGGGAACTCCTGGTGCAGCGCCGGGTCCTCGGTGACGCGCTTCAGCTCGGCGTCCAACTGCTGGTTGTAGGTGCCGCCCTCGACGCAGGCGGGGAACGCCGGGTCGGCGACGCCGACGGCCTGCCCCAGCGCGGTGAGCTGCCCCTTGTCCCACCCGCGCTTGCCCTCTTCCGGCTGGGCCGCGAACAGGCTGTCGTGGAACGGGGTGAACACGCCGGCGTCGGCGGCGCACAGGCCCGCGTTCGCCGAATCGAGCGAGTAGCCCTCCGGGTCGCTCTGCGCGCTCAGCATCGGCACCATGTGCGTGCGCAGCACCAGGTTGCCCGCCGCGACCTGCTCCTCGATCTGCTTGCCGAAGCGCTTCTGGAACTCACCGCAGGCCGGGCAGAGGAAGTCCGCGTAGACGTCGAGCGTGGCCTTGGCCGACGGCGAGCCGGAGACGACCACCAGGCCGTCGCGCTGCTCGGCCCAGGCCGGGGCGCCCTTGGCCACGGCCGCAATCGTTTGCCCCTCGGTCTGGTTCTTGTCGGCCTGGTACCAGACGATGCCGCCGACCACGGCCGCGGTGACCACGACCACCGCCACGACCACGCCGACCATCCGCTTGTCGACGCCCCGCGCCGGAGCCGGCGTCGGCTTCGCGGCCTGCTGCCGCTGCTGCTCCTGCCGCTTCTTCCGCGCGGTGCGCTCCGCTCCACCCACTTGCCTCAGTTCCTTCCCACCCGGCTCACGTCGGGCCTTAGGCTATTCAGACGACCTGAGAAAACCGTGAGGCCAGGAGGACGCCGATGCGCGGCAGGCGGGCGCTCGCCACCCTGGCCGCGATCGGCTTCACCATGATCAACTCCGTTGCCTGCACCACCGCCACCGACGCCGACTCGCTGGTCAAACGGGCCGACGTGCGCGGGCACCTGACCGTCGGCACCCGCTTCGACCAGCCTGGCATCTCCCAGCGCACGCTCGACGGGCGGCTGGTCGGTTTCGACGTGGAGGTGGCCGCCTACGTGGCGAAGGAGCTGGGTGTGGCCCGCGAGGACATCACCTGGCGGGAGACCGCGACCTCCAGCCGCGAGGCCGATCTCGCCTCGAACTCGGTGGACATGGTGGTGGCCACCTACTCGATCACCGAGAAGCGCCGCCAGCAGGTCACCTTCGCCGGGCCCTACTTCGAGACCGGGCAGGACCTGCTGGTCCGCACGCAGTCGACGGACATCACCGGGCCCGAGACGCTCAACGGCAAGCGGCTCTGCTCGACCACCAACACCACCTCCGCCGAGCAGGTGCGTGACCGGTTCGCCCAGCAGACCGAGCTGGTCGAGTACCCGCGCTACCCGGAGTGCATCAGCGCGCTGCTGTCCGGGCAGGTGGACGCGGTGACCACGGACGCGGTGATCCTGGCCGGGTACGCCGCCCAGCAGCCCGAGCTGCTCCGCGTGGTCGGCACGCAGTTCGCGCCCGAGCGCTACGGCATCGGCCTGCGCAAGGGCGACACCGAGGCGCAGCGCGCGGTCAACAACGCGATCCGCAAGATGATCAGCAGCGGCGAGTGGACCAAGGCCTTCGACGCGCACATCGGACCGTCCGGTTACCCGCCGCCCTCACCGCCCCAGGTCACCGAGCAGTGAGCGCCGAACTGCCGGTCACCGCGGTGCTCGGTGACCTCGGTGACGCGCTGGCCGAGCACGGCACCGCGGTGCTGGTCGCCCCACCCGGCACGGGCAAGACCACGCTGGTGCCGCCGTCGCTGGC
Proteins encoded:
- a CDS encoding tetratricopeptide repeat protein; the encoded protein is MAGTASTQIQLLGPVGMRTGSGEMLIPSRKAVRCLLAVLAIEAGKPVSESVLLDRIWREDSTKEPAPGTLRRNIDWLRDSLVAAGGSRDWVTWSQGSRSWTLAVKPSAVDYHRFIDEITIACDDADWDRLRHLLATRHQKPLSNVDSRWADGVRHTLARRRQAALKGLFTYLLDARRFDDLIALLGPYEDDLVLDEDLLKLGAKALAAVGRHAEIGAWAAHIGDRAHDEHGVGRSAVTHAAIEDLIADPPGPSPRPAAPQALALPRDIADFTGRDHELATLIAAVENAADTGATTIAIHAIDGMPGIGKTALGIHAGHRLAPRFPDGQLLLQLHGHAPGQRAVSPFDALHSLLTALGVHASVLNTHKDAEQRARLWRTLAADRTMLLFLDDAATHDQVAPLLPGAPRCLVIITSRNRLPELDDVHPISLDIVSPEEGALMLLRRARRSPDNTHADQVARVVELCGYLPIAIAIAASQLRTHPGWSVRYLADQLADAYDRLDELQAGERSVRAAFDTSVQDLPAEQRDLFTLLGVHHGPDIDPHATAALTDTTPTRARHLLRALHTRNLVQETSPDRYRLHDLLRIHAHTHANALHPDHRHHATTRVLDYYLHTAHTATSHLPAYRTPTNPITPPSPQHPRTITDTSDARAWLGTELPVLATAIDHTHLSHPTHTLHLSTTLHRYFRAAGQLNHAHTIHHTALDVATQTSDPRAQATALNDLGIVHRLRGDLGAAVEAQTRALQLCTDTGNLLGQGHALNELGYVHRLRGDLGAAVEAQTRALQLYTDTGSLLGRGYALNDLGRVYRLRGDLGAAVDAQTRALQLYTDTGDLLGQGSALNDLGRVYWLRGDLGAALDAQTRALQLYTDTGSLLGQGTALNDLGVVHRLQGDLGAALDALTRALQLFTDTGSLLGQANARLHIGIVYHVKGAYGLAATHLTHALRLFTQVEDTDGQAETHNALGDLTLDHPNAGDPHTHFTTAHTLALQCETKLHEANALVGQAKYLHRTGDTPQAVTLLRQALTIHRAIHAPEATHTADLLRALDPTQR
- a CDS encoding thioredoxin domain-containing protein; this encodes MGGAERTARKKRQEQQRQQAAKPTPAPARGVDKRMVGVVVAVVVVTAAVVGGIVWYQADKNQTEGQTIAAVAKGAPAWAEQRDGLVVVSGSPSAKATLDVYADFLCPACGEFQKRFGKQIEEQVAAGNLVLRTHMVPMLSAQSDPEGYSLDSANAGLCAADAGVFTPFHDSLFAAQPEEGKRGWDKGQLTALGQAVGVADPAFPACVEGGTYNQQLDAELKRVTEDPALHQEFPNGSKGFGTPTVMAGGKPVNTADAEWLTKLVSAG
- a CDS encoding glutamate ABC transporter substrate-binding protein; the encoded protein is MRGRRALATLAAIGFTMINSVACTTATDADSLVKRADVRGHLTVGTRFDQPGISQRTLDGRLVGFDVEVAAYVAKELGVAREDITWRETATSSREADLASNSVDMVVATYSITEKRRQQVTFAGPYFETGQDLLVRTQSTDITGPETLNGKRLCSTTNTTSAEQVRDRFAQQTELVEYPRYPECISALLSGQVDAVTTDAVILAGYAAQQPELLRVVGTQFAPERYGIGLRKGDTEAQRAVNNAIRKMISSGEWTKAFDAHIGPSGYPPPSPPQVTEQ